One genomic window of Micromonospora sp. WMMD1128 includes the following:
- the greA gene encoding transcription elongation factor GreA codes for MSTNGNEAPATWLSQDAHDRLQAELDELIANRPVIAAEINARREEGDLRENGGYHAAREEQGKAEGRILYLKELLRTAKVGEAPDADAVSPGMVVTIYFDDDADDTETFLLGSREIASTTDLTVYSPESALGKAILGGKAGQTCTYTAPSGADIKVTVVSFEPYSG; via the coding sequence GTGTCCACAAACGGAAACGAGGCGCCCGCCACCTGGCTGTCCCAGGACGCTCACGACCGCCTCCAGGCCGAGCTCGACGAGCTGATCGCCAACCGGCCGGTCATCGCCGCCGAGATCAACGCCCGGCGCGAGGAGGGCGACCTGCGGGAGAACGGTGGCTACCACGCCGCCCGCGAGGAGCAGGGCAAGGCGGAAGGGCGCATCCTCTACCTCAAGGAGCTGCTGCGCACCGCCAAGGTCGGTGAGGCGCCGGACGCCGACGCGGTGTCGCCCGGCATGGTCGTCACCATCTACTTCGACGACGACGCCGACGACACCGAGACGTTCCTGCTCGGCTCCCGCGAGATCGCCTCCACCACCGACCTCACCGTCTACAGCCCCGAGTCCGCGCTCGGCAAGGCGATCCTCGGCGGCAAGGCGGGCCAGACCTGCACCTACACCGCGCCCAGCGGCGCCGACATCAAGGTGACCGTGGTCTCCTTCGAGCCCTACTCGGGCTGA
- a CDS encoding DUF4307 domain-containing protein: protein MSETHATVAPEAPVFPPGRYGRRREPGRRRPLALALAVTAVLALLGLGALKLYQQYGDPDYRGEMISYTGITDSRVVVDFRVTVPPGGAATCLLRARSHDGAEVGHVEATVTAEPGRRHVRARQEVPTSARPFIGEVLRCRPAG from the coding sequence GTGAGCGAGACGCACGCCACAGTCGCACCGGAAGCGCCGGTCTTCCCGCCGGGCCGTTACGGCCGTCGCCGGGAGCCGGGTCGCCGCCGGCCGCTCGCGCTCGCCCTGGCGGTGACGGCCGTGCTGGCCCTCCTCGGGCTGGGCGCGCTGAAGCTCTACCAGCAGTACGGCGATCCCGACTACCGGGGCGAGATGATCAGTTACACCGGGATCACCGACTCCCGGGTCGTGGTCGACTTCCGGGTCACCGTGCCACCGGGCGGGGCCGCCACCTGCCTGCTGCGGGCCCGTTCCCACGACGGCGCCGAGGTGGGCCACGTCGAGGCCACCGTGACCGCCGAACCGGGTCGACGACACGTCCGCGCCCGGCAGGAGGTGCCGACGAGCGCGCGACCGTTCATCGGCGAGGTGTTGCGCTGCCGACCGGCCGGCTGA
- a CDS encoding helix-turn-helix transcriptional regulator, which produces MTGEEVGQRIERSASWVSRVERGRVGLRSRDLGELLDALEVASEETRAELMQLARESKQHGWWNRYGQTITGPYASFISFEHEATALLCYETIVVNGLLQTEAYAWALNDRATSVQASEDADRQIQIKLNRQQRLTGENPPELWVILDEAVLRRPFGGPSVMRDQLLHLATAADKMPHVSLQVLPHRQAIFPGMIASFTLMEFPAPDTSIVFSEGLTGAVHGEAEEAARCTIIFNELRAAALSKRDSIELLRHSARAID; this is translated from the coding sequence TTGACCGGCGAGGAGGTCGGCCAGCGGATCGAGCGCTCCGCTTCCTGGGTCAGCCGGGTGGAGCGCGGGCGCGTCGGGCTACGAAGCCGTGACCTCGGCGAACTGCTGGACGCCTTGGAAGTGGCCAGCGAGGAGACCCGCGCGGAGCTGATGCAACTCGCCCGGGAGAGCAAGCAACACGGCTGGTGGAATCGTTACGGCCAGACCATCACCGGCCCGTACGCCAGCTTCATCAGCTTTGAACACGAGGCAACGGCTCTGCTGTGCTACGAGACGATCGTTGTCAACGGCCTACTTCAAACCGAGGCGTACGCCTGGGCTTTGAATGACCGAGCGACTTCTGTGCAGGCGAGCGAGGACGCGGATCGACAGATCCAGATCAAGCTGAACCGGCAGCAACGTCTGACGGGTGAGAATCCGCCAGAGCTGTGGGTCATCCTCGACGAGGCGGTGCTGCGGCGGCCCTTTGGCGGCCCGTCCGTGATGCGGGACCAACTTTTGCATCTGGCCACCGCCGCCGACAAGATGCCGCATGTCTCGCTCCAGGTGCTTCCTCATCGCCAGGCGATCTTCCCCGGCATGATCGCCTCGTTCACTCTCATGGAGTTCCCAGCCCCGGACACCAGCATCGTCTTCTCGGAAGGCTTGACGGGCGCGGTGCACGGGGAGGCGGAGGAGGCCGCTCGCTGTACGATCATCTTCAACGAGTTGCGCGCCGCCGCCCTCAGCAAGAGGGATTCGATCGAGTTGCTGCGGCATTCGGCGCGCGCGATTGATTGA
- the mca gene encoding mycothiol conjugate amidase Mca yields the protein MAEQLRLMAVHAHPDDESSKGAATMAKYVAEGVDVLVVTCTGGERGSVLNPKMDRPDVWANIGDIRRAEMDAARAVLGVEQAWLGFVDSGLPEGDPLPPLPEGCFALQEVEVAAAPLVRLMRQFRPHVVTTYDEEGGYPHPDHIMTHKVTVAAFAAAGDPDRHPELGEPWQPLKLYYDVGFSRAKILSLHEAMLAAGFESPYGEWMKRWEERPDKGERITTRVDCAPYFPVRDDALRAHATQIDPDGFWFQVPMDLQQRAWPTEDFQLARSLVDSPLPESDLFAGVRETCRAG from the coding sequence GTGGCAGAGCAGCTGCGTCTCATGGCGGTGCACGCCCATCCCGACGACGAGTCGAGCAAGGGCGCCGCCACCATGGCGAAATATGTCGCCGAGGGGGTGGATGTCCTGGTCGTCACGTGCACCGGCGGTGAGCGGGGCAGCGTGCTCAACCCCAAGATGGACCGACCGGACGTGTGGGCCAACATCGGCGACATCCGCCGGGCCGAGATGGACGCCGCGCGCGCCGTCCTCGGCGTCGAGCAGGCATGGCTCGGCTTCGTCGACTCCGGGCTGCCCGAGGGCGACCCGCTGCCGCCGCTGCCCGAGGGCTGCTTCGCGCTCCAGGAGGTGGAGGTCGCCGCCGCGCCGCTGGTCCGGCTGATGCGACAGTTCCGCCCGCACGTGGTCACCACGTACGACGAGGAGGGCGGCTACCCGCACCCGGACCACATCATGACCCACAAGGTCACCGTGGCGGCCTTCGCGGCGGCCGGCGACCCCGACCGCCACCCGGAGCTGGGCGAGCCGTGGCAGCCGCTGAAGCTCTACTACGACGTGGGCTTCTCCCGCGCCAAGATTCTCAGCCTGCATGAGGCGATGCTCGCCGCCGGCTTCGAGTCGCCGTACGGCGAGTGGATGAAGCGGTGGGAGGAGCGCCCCGACAAGGGGGAGCGGATCACCACCCGGGTCGACTGCGCGCCCTACTTCCCGGTCCGCGACGACGCGCTGCGCGCCCACGCCACCCAGATCGACCCGGACGGGTTCTGGTTCCAGGTGCCGATGGACCTGCAGCAGCGCGCCTGGCCGACGGAGGACTTCCAACTCGCCCGCTCGCTCGTCGACAGCCCGCTCCCGGAGTCCGATCTCTTCGCCGGGGTGCGCGAGACGTGCCGTGCCGGCTGA
- a CDS encoding DUF397 domain-containing protein: MASFGATWRTSTRSGTQGQCVEVRYLDGRIEVRDSKDREGTSLALSTAAWTKFVASLGNNRQDRV, encoded by the coding sequence ATGGCATCGTTCGGCGCGACGTGGCGCACCAGCACCCGCAGCGGCACCCAAGGCCAGTGCGTTGAAGTTCGCTACCTTGACGGTCGGATTGAGGTCCGTGACAGCAAGGACCGAGAAGGAACCTCCCTCGCTCTGAGCACCGCCGCCTGGACGAAATTTGTCGCCTCCCTCGGCAACAATCGGCAAGACAGGGTCTAA
- a CDS encoding type I restriction enzyme endonuclease domain-containing protein — MQARIRSKIKQLLARYGNPPDEEPRPIELVLAQVNTFAGEWS, encoded by the coding sequence GTGCAGGCGCGGATCAGGAGCAAGATCAAGCAGCTGCTGGCCCGTTACGGCAATCCGCCCGACGAGGAGCCACGGCCGATCGAACTGGTGCTGGCACAGGTGAATACGTTCGCGGGAGAGTGGAGCTGA
- a CDS encoding 5-(carboxyamino)imidazole ribonucleotide synthase, with amino-acid sequence MDSRTGLPVVGMVGGGQLARMTHQAAIALGQSLRVLALAPDDGAALVAADVQYGDHTDLAALRTFAKGCDVVTFDHEHVPNAHIRALADEGVKLFPPAEALVHAQDKRVMRERLGELGAPNPAWRPVEAPADLVAFGDETGWPVVLKAARGGYDGRGVWMVDDADQAAELAATLLAGGTPLLVEERVALRRELAVQVARSPFGQVAAYPVVETVQSDGICVEVLAPAPDLPEEQAVAAQQLAIDLATALGVVGLLAVELFDTPTGLVVNELAMRPHNSGHWTIEGARTSQFEQHLRAVLDYPMGDTSLTAPVVVMANVLGGEPGGMSIDERLHHLFAAEPGAKVHLYGKQVRPGRKIGHVTVLGTDLTDVRARAARAARWLHEGAP; translated from the coding sequence ATGGACTCCCGTACCGGACTCCCCGTCGTCGGCATGGTGGGCGGCGGCCAACTGGCCCGGATGACCCACCAGGCCGCCATCGCCCTCGGCCAGTCGCTGCGCGTGCTGGCGCTCGCCCCCGACGACGGCGCGGCGCTCGTCGCCGCCGACGTCCAGTACGGCGACCACACCGACCTGGCCGCGCTGCGCACGTTCGCGAAGGGCTGCGACGTGGTCACCTTCGACCACGAGCACGTGCCCAACGCCCACATCCGCGCGCTTGCCGACGAGGGCGTGAAGCTCTTCCCACCGGCCGAGGCGCTCGTGCACGCGCAGGACAAGCGGGTGATGCGGGAGCGGCTCGGTGAGCTGGGCGCGCCGAACCCGGCCTGGCGTCCGGTGGAGGCCCCGGCCGACCTGGTCGCGTTCGGCGACGAGACCGGCTGGCCGGTGGTGCTCAAGGCCGCCCGGGGCGGCTACGACGGCCGGGGCGTCTGGATGGTGGACGACGCCGACCAGGCCGCCGAGCTGGCCGCGACGCTGCTCGCCGGCGGCACGCCGCTGCTCGTCGAGGAGCGGGTGGCGCTGCGCCGGGAGCTTGCCGTGCAGGTGGCCCGCTCGCCGTTCGGGCAGGTCGCCGCGTACCCGGTGGTGGAGACGGTGCAGTCCGACGGCATCTGCGTCGAGGTGTTGGCGCCCGCGCCCGACCTGCCCGAGGAGCAGGCGGTCGCCGCCCAGCAGCTCGCCATCGACCTGGCCACCGCGCTCGGTGTGGTCGGGCTGCTCGCGGTGGAGCTGTTCGACACGCCCACCGGGCTGGTCGTCAACGAGCTGGCCATGCGCCCGCACAACTCGGGGCACTGGACCATCGAGGGCGCCCGCACGTCGCAGTTCGAGCAGCACCTGCGGGCGGTGCTCGACTATCCGATGGGGGACACGTCGCTCACCGCGCCGGTCGTGGTGATGGCGAACGTGCTCGGCGGGGAGCCGGGCGGGATGTCGATCGACGAGCGACTGCACCACCTGTTCGCCGCCGAGCCCGGCGCCAAGGTCCACCTGTACGGCAAGCAGGTGCGGCCGGGCCGCAAGATCGGGCATGTCACCGTGCTCGGGACCGATCTCACAGACGTACGGGCCCGGGCGGCGCGGGCCGCCCGTTGGCTGCACGAGGGAGCGCCGTGA
- a CDS encoding bifunctional diguanylate cyclase/phosphodiesterase produces MRGTPLSVVLLTAAVAVTALLAAVLGLAAPAHLPAGDPLPGPARFGLAAVAFAVAQLARLRFRTAAGMVSITWGEAALVVCLWLVPAGWLPAAALLGAGTAWTAMSLAADRRPALELVRITTSLTAATALAGAVASALGRPLLAAPTPELALALSVGAVTYLLTTAWLGAATIALRHDIPIGPPLLAALRGKLLMFVGNVAVGLVVVTLLELDPRWLLLLPPPLWLLQQTYRHRLRAEEERRTWRAFAEATAALNQLDERGVATSAVSGALALFGAELVEVDVARGDGRWRRYRADLGGQVRDCEVTPAAGDGSGEHELVRRLAVGAVEVGRLRVRFARSAPPSQREHDGVAAFGDALAAALHDAATHRELRLVTARSSYDAVHDQLTGLLNRAALLTRGDQALRQRPHDHPVALLLLDVNQFKEVNDTLGHAAGDQLLRLTANRLAVLTRPGDLLGRLGGDEFALLLTSVPVVEDRTAPLAYALRQAREVAERLAAPTEVAGVRMSVEVAVGVVVADAGAADLTELLRRADIAMYQAKAGGGSVAAYDSSRDAASTDHLALLAELREALAADDQLVLALQPAVDLATGAPTGVEALIRWRHPRRGWLGPADFIRPVENSEQLGSFTRYVLNKALEVAAGWARDGLDVPISVNLSARSLLDPRLPTEIEEALRRHQVPPHRLVLEITETVVMSELEIIDEVLATLRAMGVQLAVDDFGTGFSSLTFLTRIAVDELKVDRSFVIRMADSPEAAAIVRTTVGLAHELGLRVVAEGVETAEQRTALAELGCTAAQGYHFFKPMPADKIGAVLGSLRDTARANVFPLRADGAS; encoded by the coding sequence CTGCGCGGCACGCCGCTGAGCGTCGTGCTGCTGACCGCAGCGGTCGCGGTCACCGCGTTGCTGGCCGCGGTGCTCGGTCTCGCCGCACCGGCGCACCTGCCGGCCGGGGACCCGCTGCCCGGCCCGGCCCGCTTCGGCCTCGCGGCGGTCGCGTTCGCCGTCGCCCAGCTCGCGCGGCTGCGCTTCCGCACCGCGGCGGGCATGGTGAGCATCACCTGGGGTGAGGCCGCGCTCGTGGTCTGCCTCTGGCTGGTGCCCGCCGGCTGGCTTCCGGCCGCGGCGCTGCTCGGCGCCGGCACCGCCTGGACCGCCATGTCCCTGGCCGCCGACCGCCGCCCGGCGCTGGAACTGGTGCGCATCACCACCTCACTCACCGCCGCCACGGCGCTGGCCGGGGCGGTCGCGAGCGCGCTCGGCCGGCCGCTGCTCGCCGCGCCCACCCCGGAGCTGGCCCTCGCCCTGAGCGTCGGCGCCGTGACCTACCTGCTCACCACCGCCTGGCTGGGCGCCGCCACGATCGCGCTGCGGCACGACATCCCGATCGGGCCGCCGCTGCTGGCCGCGCTCCGCGGCAAGCTGCTCATGTTCGTCGGCAACGTCGCGGTCGGCCTGGTGGTGGTCACGCTGCTGGAACTCGACCCGCGCTGGCTGCTGCTCCTGCCGCCGCCACTGTGGCTGCTCCAACAGACCTACCGGCACCGGCTCCGGGCCGAGGAGGAACGGCGGACCTGGCGGGCGTTCGCCGAGGCCACCGCCGCGCTCAACCAGCTCGACGAACGCGGCGTGGCGACCTCCGCCGTGTCCGGCGCCCTCGCCCTGTTCGGAGCCGAGCTGGTCGAGGTGGACGTGGCGCGTGGCGACGGGCGCTGGCGTCGCTACCGGGCCGACCTCGGCGGGCAGGTGCGCGACTGCGAGGTGACACCCGCGGCGGGCGACGGGTCGGGCGAGCACGAGCTGGTCCGGCGGCTCGCCGTGGGCGCCGTCGAGGTGGGACGGTTGCGGGTGCGCTTCGCCCGGTCCGCACCGCCCAGCCAGCGCGAGCACGACGGCGTGGCCGCCTTCGGCGACGCCCTGGCCGCCGCCCTGCACGACGCCGCGACCCACCGCGAGCTGCGGCTGGTCACCGCCCGATCGTCGTACGACGCGGTGCACGACCAGCTCACCGGGCTGCTCAACCGGGCGGCGTTGCTGACCCGCGGCGACCAGGCGCTGCGGCAACGCCCGCACGACCATCCGGTGGCGCTGCTGCTGCTGGACGTGAACCAGTTCAAGGAAGTGAACGACACGCTCGGGCACGCGGCCGGCGACCAGCTGCTGCGGCTGACCGCCAACCGGTTGGCCGTGCTGACCCGGCCCGGCGACCTGCTCGGGCGGCTCGGCGGCGACGAGTTCGCGCTGCTGCTGACCTCGGTCCCGGTGGTCGAGGACCGGACGGCACCGCTCGCGTACGCGCTACGCCAGGCCCGCGAGGTGGCCGAACGGCTCGCCGCCCCGACCGAGGTGGCCGGCGTGCGGATGTCCGTCGAGGTGGCGGTCGGCGTGGTGGTGGCCGACGCGGGCGCCGCCGACCTGACCGAGCTGCTGCGCCGCGCCGACATCGCGATGTACCAGGCGAAGGCGGGCGGGGGCAGCGTCGCCGCGTACGACAGCTCCCGGGACGCGGCGAGCACCGATCACCTGGCGTTGCTCGCGGAGCTGCGGGAGGCCCTGGCCGCCGACGACCAGTTGGTGTTGGCGTTGCAACCGGCGGTCGACCTGGCCACCGGCGCTCCGACCGGGGTGGAGGCGCTGATCCGGTGGCGGCACCCGCGCCGCGGCTGGCTCGGCCCGGCCGACTTCATCCGTCCGGTGGAGAACAGCGAGCAACTCGGCAGTTTCACCCGCTACGTGCTGAACAAGGCGCTGGAGGTGGCCGCCGGGTGGGCGCGGGACGGGCTCGACGTGCCCATCTCGGTGAACCTGTCGGCCCGCAGCCTGCTCGACCCGCGGCTGCCCACCGAGATCGAGGAGGCGCTGCGCCGGCACCAGGTCCCGCCGCACCGGCTGGTCCTGGAAATCACCGAGACGGTGGTGATGAGCGAGCTGGAGATCATCGACGAGGTGTTGGCGACGCTGCGGGCGATGGGCGTGCAGCTCGCCGTGGACGACTTCGGCACCGGCTTCTCCTCGTTGACGTTCCTCACCCGGATCGCGGTGGACGAGTTGAAGGTGGACCGCTCCTTCGTCATCCGGATGGCCGACTCGCCGGAGGCGGCGGCGATCGTGCGTACCACCGTCGGGCTCGCCCACGAGCTGGGCCTGCGGGTGGTGGCCGAGGGCGTGGAGACGGCCGAGCAGCGCACCGCGCTTGCCGAGTTGGGCTGCACGGCCGCCCAGGGTTACCACTTCTTCAAGCCGATGCCGGCGGACAAGATCGGCGCCGTGCTCGGCTCCCTGCGCGACACCGCCCGCGCCAACGTCTTCCCCCTGCGCGCCGACGGCGCCTCCTGA
- a CDS encoding phosphatidylinositol-specific phospholipase C domain-containing protein: MRRIPALLALAALAGPALAPGAASAAVPPQTRWSATAGVGIHNTYERGTYTYLAQALDARPALIELDVWPDVLTRQWRVSHSNPLGNDNNCVAATSAAQLYTGTRNKNLEHCLDDIRLWLGAHPDAGPLILKLELKTGFSGRTGQGPAQLDAVLAARLGDRVFGPADLLGGHPTLDTAARADAWPTRAQLAGRVLVELIPGTVEEGNPTDTLWTDVEYARHLAGLAAAGTLGTARAFPAVHRAQAGDPRSRYADATLRQWFVLFDGDATGYVTGGIDTAWYDANHYLLVMTDAQSVPPAVGAGDADAAAARVAQLAAAHASIASADWSTLPSVLDDVLPRG; the protein is encoded by the coding sequence ATGCGCAGAATCCCCGCCCTGCTCGCTCTCGCCGCCCTCGCCGGCCCGGCCCTGGCCCCCGGCGCCGCGTCCGCCGCGGTGCCACCGCAGACCCGGTGGTCCGCCACCGCGGGCGTCGGGATCCACAACACGTACGAGCGCGGCACCTACACCTATCTGGCCCAGGCGCTCGACGCCCGCCCCGCGCTGATCGAGCTGGACGTCTGGCCGGACGTGCTCACCCGGCAGTGGCGGGTCAGCCACAGCAACCCGCTCGGCAACGACAACAACTGCGTGGCCGCCACAAGCGCCGCGCAGCTCTACACCGGCACCCGGAACAAGAACCTGGAACACTGCCTCGACGACATCCGGCTCTGGCTCGGCGCGCACCCCGACGCCGGCCCGCTGATCCTCAAGCTGGAGCTGAAGACCGGGTTCAGCGGCCGTACCGGGCAGGGGCCGGCCCAACTCGACGCGGTGCTCGCCGCGCGGCTCGGCGACCGGGTGTTCGGCCCGGCCGACCTGCTCGGCGGCCACCCCACGCTTGACACCGCCGCCCGCGCGGACGCCTGGCCGACCCGGGCGCAGCTCGCCGGCAGGGTGCTCGTGGAGCTGATCCCCGGCACCGTCGAGGAGGGCAACCCGACCGACACCCTCTGGACCGACGTGGAGTACGCCCGCCACCTGGCCGGCCTGGCGGCGGCCGGCACGCTGGGCACCGCCCGGGCGTTCCCGGCCGTGCACCGGGCCCAGGCCGGCGACCCCCGATCCCGGTACGCCGACGCCACACTGCGGCAGTGGTTCGTGCTCTTCGACGGCGACGCCACCGGGTACGTCACCGGCGGCATCGACACCGCCTGGTACGACGCGAACCACTACCTGCTGGTGATGACCGACGCGCAGAGCGTCCCGCCCGCGGTGGGCGCCGGCGACGCCGACGCGGCGGCGGCCCGGGTCGCCCAGTTGGCCGCCGCGCATGCCAGCATCGCCTCCGCCGACTGGTCGACGCTGCCGTCGGTCCTCGACGACGTGCTGCCGCGCGGCTGA
- a CDS encoding thioredoxin domain-containing protein, whose product MNRLAEATSPYLLQHADNPVDWWPWCAEAFDEAKRRDVPVLISVGYAACHWCHVMAHESFENEAVARLMNDDFVCVKVDREERPDVDAVYMTATQAMTGQGGWPMTVFATPDGTPFFCGTYFPRANFVRLLDSVATAWRDQREAVLRQGAAVVEAIGGAQAVGGVTAPLTAELLDAAAAQLAKEYDETNGGFGGAPKFPPHMNLLFLLRHHRRTGSARSLEIVRHTAEAMARGGLNDQLAGGFARYSVDGHWTVPHFEKMLYDNALLLRVYTQLWRLTGDRLARRVARDTARFLADEMHRAGEGFASALDADTAGVEGLTYVWTPAQLVEVLGEDDGRFAADLFTVTEEGTFEEGASVLKLARDVDDADPAVRARWRDVVGRLLAARDTRPQPARDDKVVAAWNGLAITALAEFQQVAALYADPADEDANLMEGVVIVADGAMRDAAEHLAAVHLVDGRLRRVSRDRVVGDPAGVLEDYGCVAEAFCAVHQLTGEGRWLTLAGELLDVALARFAAPDGAFYDTADDAERLVTRPADPTDNATPSGRSAIVAALVAYAALTGETRYREAAEATLSTVAPIVDRHARFTGYAATVGEALLSGPYEIAVATDDPVGDPLLAAAHRHAPPGAVVVAGAPDQPGVPLLAGRPLVDGQPTAYVCRGFVCQRPVTSVEELVAQLG is encoded by the coding sequence GTGAATCGACTCGCCGAGGCCACCTCGCCCTACCTGCTCCAGCACGCCGACAACCCGGTCGACTGGTGGCCCTGGTGCGCGGAGGCGTTCGACGAGGCGAAGCGGCGCGACGTGCCGGTGCTCATCTCCGTCGGCTACGCGGCGTGCCACTGGTGCCACGTGATGGCCCACGAGTCGTTCGAGAACGAGGCCGTGGCCCGGCTGATGAACGACGACTTCGTCTGCGTGAAGGTCGACCGGGAGGAGCGCCCCGACGTCGACGCCGTCTACATGACCGCCACCCAGGCGATGACCGGCCAGGGCGGCTGGCCGATGACGGTCTTCGCCACCCCGGACGGCACCCCGTTCTTCTGCGGCACCTACTTCCCGCGCGCCAACTTCGTCCGGCTGCTCGACTCGGTCGCCACCGCCTGGCGGGACCAGCGCGAGGCGGTGCTGCGCCAGGGCGCCGCCGTGGTCGAGGCGATCGGCGGCGCCCAGGCCGTCGGCGGCGTGACCGCCCCGCTCACCGCCGAGCTGCTCGACGCCGCCGCCGCCCAGCTCGCCAAGGAGTACGACGAGACGAACGGTGGGTTCGGCGGCGCGCCGAAGTTCCCGCCGCACATGAACCTGCTCTTCCTGCTCCGGCACCACCGGCGCACCGGGTCGGCGCGCAGCCTGGAGATCGTCCGGCACACCGCCGAGGCGATGGCGCGTGGCGGCCTGAACGACCAGCTCGCCGGCGGCTTCGCCCGCTATTCGGTGGACGGCCACTGGACCGTGCCGCACTTCGAGAAGATGCTCTACGACAACGCGTTGCTGCTGCGCGTCTACACCCAGCTCTGGCGGCTCACCGGCGACCGGCTGGCCCGCCGGGTGGCCCGCGACACCGCCCGGTTCCTCGCCGACGAGATGCACCGGGCCGGGGAGGGCTTCGCCTCGGCGCTCGACGCGGACACCGCGGGCGTCGAGGGGCTGACCTACGTCTGGACGCCCGCCCAGCTCGTCGAGGTGCTGGGGGAGGACGACGGCCGCTTCGCCGCCGACCTGTTCACCGTCACCGAGGAGGGCACCTTCGAGGAAGGCGCGAGCGTGTTGAAGCTCGCCCGGGACGTCGACGACGCCGACCCGGCGGTCCGGGCCCGCTGGCGGGACGTGGTGGGCCGGCTGCTCGCCGCCCGGGACACCCGTCCCCAGCCGGCCCGCGATGACAAGGTGGTGGCCGCCTGGAACGGGCTGGCGATCACCGCGCTCGCGGAGTTCCAGCAGGTCGCCGCGCTCTACGCGGACCCGGCGGACGAGGACGCCAACCTGATGGAGGGCGTGGTCATCGTCGCCGACGGCGCGATGCGCGACGCCGCCGAGCACCTGGCCGCCGTGCACCTGGTGGACGGCCGGCTGCGCCGGGTGTCCCGGGACCGGGTGGTCGGCGATCCCGCCGGGGTGCTCGAGGACTACGGCTGCGTCGCGGAGGCGTTCTGCGCGGTGCACCAGCTCACCGGCGAGGGCCGGTGGCTGACCCTGGCCGGTGAGCTGCTCGACGTGGCGTTGGCCCGGTTCGCGGCGCCCGACGGCGCCTTCTACGACACCGCCGACGACGCCGAGCGCCTGGTCACCCGCCCCGCCGACCCGACCGACAACGCGACACCGTCCGGCCGTTCGGCGATCGTCGCGGCGCTCGTCGCGTACGCGGCGTTGACCGGGGAGACCCGTTACCGGGAGGCGGCGGAGGCGACCCTGTCCACCGTCGCGCCGATCGTCGACCGGCACGCCCGGTTCACCGGCTACGCCGCCACGGTCGGCGAGGCGCTGCTCTCCGGGCCGTACGAGATCGCGGTGGCGACCGACGACCCGGTGGGCGACCCGCTGCTGGCCGCCGCGCACCGGCACGCCCCGCCCGGCGCGGTGGTGGTCGCCGGCGCCCCGGACCAGCCAGGTGTGCCGCTGCTGGCCGGTCGGCCACTCGTCGACGGGCAACCCACCGCGTACGTCTGCCGGGGTTTCGTCTGCCAACGGCCGGTGACCTCGGTCGAGGAGCTGGTCGCCCAGCTCGGCTGA